A single Acidaminococcus sp. DNA region contains:
- a CDS encoding phosphonoacetaldehyde hydrolase has protein sequence MHNWDETTKITGVIFDWSGTILDFGAMAPIRAYMKSFEECGVPVTEDEARNSLELTRYDHIRNMLGTRRISREWERTWGKAWNQDDVEKIYMSLDKNFEASLKETAQIKPGILYITRQLREAGIKVGTTTEYNNQMLHILLPIAEQQGFTADCSLTSDAAMGKGRPYPYMIFLNMIKLGLMNVHQIIKVGDTVEDIKEGQAAGAWTVGILDGSAVMGLDEAHYNALSKSELSKYRQRALEVYAEVGADFAIRNVTELVDVIRKIQGK, from the coding sequence ATGCACAATTGGGATGAAACCACAAAGATTACAGGCGTTATTTTTGACTGGTCGGGGACGATTCTGGACTTTGGAGCGATGGCACCGATTCGTGCCTATATGAAAAGTTTTGAAGAGTGCGGCGTTCCCGTTACGGAAGATGAAGCCCGTAATTCGCTGGAACTTACCCGATATGACCATATCCGTAATATGCTGGGAACGAGGCGGATCAGCCGGGAATGGGAACGTACCTGGGGAAAAGCCTGGAATCAGGACGATGTCGAAAAGATTTATATGTCTCTCGATAAAAATTTTGAAGCGAGCCTGAAGGAAACGGCCCAGATTAAACCTGGCATCCTGTATATCACCAGACAATTGCGGGAAGCCGGTATTAAAGTCGGAACAACGACGGAATACAATAATCAAATGCTGCATATCCTTTTGCCGATTGCCGAGCAGCAGGGATTTACAGCGGACTGCTCACTTACATCGGATGCGGCCATGGGGAAGGGGCGTCCGTATCCGTATATGATTTTCCTGAATATGATAAAACTGGGACTCATGAATGTGCACCAGATTATTAAAGTGGGCGACACGGTGGAGGACATCAAGGAAGGACAGGCTGCCGGAGCCTGGACCGTCGGCATACTCGACGGCAGCGCCGTCATGGGGCTGGATGAGGCGCACTATAACGCCCTGTCGAAGAGTGAACTCAGCAAATACCGCCAGCGCGCGTTGGAAGTTTATGCGGAAGTCGGGGCTGATTTTGCTATCCGCAATGTGACAGAGCTTGTGGATGTGATAAGGAAAATCCAAGGTAAGTAA